Genomic DNA from Verrucomicrobiota bacterium:
GGATTGGTGTTACTGGGATTATCCGCTGATCGAGCTGGATGGATTGACGATGGGGCTGGCGGGCTTTGGGCGGATCGGGCGCGCGGTCAGCGATGTCGCGCTTGCGCTGGGAATGAAAGTGCTGGCCGCGGATGTTGTCGTCCCGAAGGAACTCCCGCCCGGCGTGGCCTTCGTCGATCTCGAAACCGTCTTCACCAAGAGCGACGCGGTGAGCCTGCACTGCCCGTTGACGCCGGAAACCAAACACCTGGTCAACGCGGAACGTCTGGGGCGCATGAAACGCACCGCATTCTTGATCAACACCAGCCGGGGGCCGCTCGTGGATGAACCGGCGCTGGCGGACGCCTTGAACGCGGGACGCATTGCCGGCGCCGCGCTGGACGTGCTCGCGGTCGAACCGCCCTTGCCGGACAATCCGCTCTTGAAGGCGAAAAACTGTTTGATTACGCCGCACATTTCCTGGGCGACCCGTTCCGCACGCGCGCGGCTGATGGATATGGCGGTGGCGAACCTTCAGGCGTTTCTGGCGGGCAAGCCGCAGAACGTCGTGAATTGAAGCCAGTCATTGAACTTGCACCACGCGCGTCAGTGAGCCGAGTTTCACCGGCGACACTTTCTGCGTCGAGCCATCCGGCCAAGTGACAACGACTTCATCGACCGAGTCCGTTCTTCCGAGACCGATCGTGACGGGGAGTTCGGACTGCGACAAATAGCCCTTGGTCGGCATGACCTGCCGGGACAAAGTGCGATTGCCCGCGCGGACCTTGATCCACGCGCCGATCGCGTCGCGATTGCTGCGCGTGCCGACCAGCTTGAAGCGCACCCAATGATGCTGAAGCTGTTGTTCGTTCCGGAGAAGCAGGGGCGGTCCTGCGATCTGGGTCAACACCACGTCCAGATCGCCGTCGGCGTCGATATCGGCGAAGGCGGAACCGCGGCCGACAATCGGCTTGAACAAATCCGCTCCGCATTTCTCCGCCGGCACCGGGACGAAGCGGAAGCCCCGGCTTGAACCGCTGTTCCAGAACAGTTGCGCCGGCTGCCGGTACTGCTGGCTGGCCTGGACCTTGTTGATGTC
This window encodes:
- a CDS encoding D-2-hydroxyacid dehydrogenase, with translation MKIVVLDGFTLNPGDLSWDKLNKLGKCEVHDRTPADQTVARAADAEVVLTNKTVLGRDEIARLPKLKYIGVLATGYNVVDVAAARERNIPVTNIPTYGTRSVAQMTFALLLELTQHVAHHAQTVREGRWSKNPDWCYWDYPLIELDGLTMGLAGFGRIGRAVSDVALALGMKVLAADVVVPKELPPGVAFVDLETVFTKSDAVSLHCPLTPETKHLVNAERLGRMKRTAFLINTSRGPLVDEPALADALNAGRIAGAALDVLAVEPPLPDNPLLKAKNCLITPHISWATRSARARLMDMAVANLQAFLAGKPQNVVN